In Lycium ferocissimum isolate CSIRO_LF1 chromosome 11, AGI_CSIRO_Lferr_CH_V1, whole genome shotgun sequence, a single genomic region encodes these proteins:
- the LOC132035843 gene encoding 9-cis-epoxycarotenoid dioxygenase NCED1, chloroplastic, protein MATSSPATNTWIKPKISMPSSREFGHSSNSISLLKNKPNKITCSLQAPPILHFPKQQSSNYQTPKTNTIPTSKPTTKISHPKQENKSSSSSPWNLVQKAAAMALDAVESVLTKHELEHPLPKTADPRVQISGNFAPVPENPVTQSLPVTGKIPKCVNGVYVRNGANPLFEPTAGHHFFDGDGMVHAVQFKNGSASYACRFTETERLVQEKALGRPVFPKAIGELHGHSGIARLMLFYARGVFGLVDHSNGTGVANAGLVYFNNRLLAMSEDDLPYHVRVTANGDLETDGRFDFDGQLKSTMIAHPKLDPVSGELFALSYDVIQKPYLKYFRFSKNGEKSNDVEIPVEDPTMMHDFAITEKFVVIPDQQVVFKMSEMIRGGSPVVYDKNKVSRFGILDKYAKDGSGLKWVEVPDCFCFHLWNAWEEPETDEIVVIGSCMTPPDSIFNECDEGLESVLSEIRLNLKTGKSTRKAIIQNEEEQVNLEAGMVNRNKLGRKTQYAYLAIAEPWPKVSGFAKVDLFTGEINKFFYGDNKYGGEPLFLPRDPNCKDEDDGYILAFVHDEKEWKSELQIVNAMTLKLEATVKLPSRVPYGFHGTFINAKDLAHQA, encoded by the coding sequence ATGGCCACTTCTTCTCCTGCTACAAATACATGGATTAAACCCAAGATATCAATGCCATCATCAAGAGAGTTTGGTCATTCTTCAAACTCAATTTCACTACTcaaaaacaagcctaataaaatCACTTGCTCTCTTCAAGCTCCACCTATCCTTCATTTCCCTAAACAACAATCTTCAAATTATCAAACACCTAAAACAAATACCATTCCCACTTCAAAACCAACCACAAAAATTTCACAcccaaaacaagaaaataaatccTCCTCCTCTTCTCCTTGGAATTTAGTACAAAAAGCAGCAGCAATGGCTTTAGATGCTGTAGAAAGTGTTTTAACAAAACACGAACTTGAACATCCTTTACCAAAAACAGCTGATCCACGTGTCCAAATTTCCGGTAACTTCGCTCCTGTACCGGAAAATCCAGTCACTCAATCACTTCCGGTCACcggaaaaataccaaaatgtgtTAACGGTGTATACGTTCGTAACGGAGCTAACCCGTTATTCGAACCAACAGCTGGTCACCATTTCTTTGATGGTGATGGTATGGTACATGCTGTTCAATTCAAAAACGGATCAGCAAGTTACGCTTGTCGTTTCACTGAAACTGAAAGATTGGTTCAAGAGAAAGCTTTGGGTCGACCTGTTTTTCCAAAAGCCATTGGTGAATTACATGGTCATTCTGGTATTGCAAGGCTTATGTTGTTTTATGCACGTGGTGTTTTTGGTCTTGTTGATCATAGTAACGGAACTGGTGTTGCTAACGCTGGTTTGGTTTATTTTAATAACCGTTTACTTGCTATGTCTGAAGATGATTTGCCTTACCATGTTAGGGTAACGGCTAATGGTGATCTTGAAACTGATGGAAGGTTCGATTTCGATGGGCAATTAAAATCAACAATGATAGCTCACCCGAAACTTGATCCTGTTTCAGGGGAGCTTTTTGCTCTTAGTTACGATGTGATTCAGAAACCGTATTTGAAGTACTTCAGGTTTTCAAAAAACGGGGAGAAATCTAATGATGTTGAGATTCCTGTTGAAGACCCAACAATGATGCATGATTTCGCGATAACGGAGAAATTCGTTGTTATTCCTGATCAACAAGTTGTGTTCAAGATGTCTGAAATGATCCGTGGAGGATCACCTGTTGTGTATGACAAGAACAAAGTTTCAAGATTTGGGATTTTGGATAAGTATGCTAAAGATGGATCAGGTTTGAAATGGGTTGAAGTGCCTGATTGTTTTTGTTTCCATTTATGGAATGCTTGGGAAGAGCCGGAAACTGATGAAATTGTGGTGATTGGTTCATGTATGACACCACCTGACTCAATTTTTAACGAATGTGATGAGGGATTAGAGAGTGTTTTATCAGAAATTCGGCTCAATTTGAAAACTGGAAAATCAACAAGAAAGGCTATTATTCAAAACGAAGAAGAACAGGTGAATTTAGAAGCAGGAATGGTGAACAGGAACAAACTTGGGAGAAAAACACAGTATGCATATTTGGCTATTGCTGAACCATGGCCAAAAGTTTCTGGTTTTGCCAAAGTAGACCTTTTTACAGGTGAAATTAACAAGTTCTTTTATGGTGACAACAAGTATGGTGGGGAGCCTCTTTTTTTACCAAGAGACCCAAACTGCAAAGATGAAGATGATGGTTACATTTTAGCTTTTGTGCATGATGAGAAAGAATGGAAATCGGAGCTGCAAATTGTTAATGCAATGACCTTAAAGTTAGAGGCCACAGTGAAACTTCCATCAAGAGTCCCTTATGGTTTTCATGGAACTTTCATAAATGCCAAAGACTTGGCACATCAGGCCTAA